A region of the Longimicrobiaceae bacterium genome:
CCCCCCCCCCCCCCCCCCCCCCCCCTCGCCGCTGCCCGGCGGCGGAGCTTGCGCGCCCCGTCCGCGGCGCCGAACATTGACGTGGCCTCTCGCCCGCATCGCCTCCACCCTCGCGAGACCCGTCGTCCATGGACCACCCCGCCCCCTCCGCCGAAGAGCTCCGGCGCCTGCACGCCACGCTGGACCGGCTCCTCCGCCGGATGACACGCCGGCTGCCGGGGAGCCCCCGGGAGATGCAGATGGACGCCAGCGCGGCCATCGCCATGCTGTACGACCTGGAAGTGCCCAACCGCGGCGGCCTCTCCGCCACCCTGGCCGGGCTGCTCCGCGAGCTGGGGCAGCGCCGGCCCGACGTGCTCCGCCACGTGGTGGTCCTGGAGACCTCTCTGGCCCAGATCGGCGAGCTGCTGCCGGAGCCCGGCGAGGGCGCCGGGGGAGGGCCGCTCCCGTGATCGCCCCTTCCCTCCGGCGGCCCGTCCGCCACATGTTCCCGGCGTCCGGATAACCTCCGCACGTCCCGGAATTTCCAGGGCATCTACGTTCCTCGGGCCTCCGCAAGGCATGGATTTCGCGGAACTCGCCCCTGTCCCGCAGCCGCTTTCGCCGGCCGGGACCGGCCCGCGGGAGGCGTACGAATGGCTCCCGCGCCGCGTCCGTCACCAGGGAGGGGTGCAGCGGCTGCATGAAACTGGTCATCTTCGGCCTGACGGTGAGCTCCTCGTGGGGGAACGGCCACGCCACCTTGTGGCGTGGCCTTTGTCGAGCCCTCGCCGCCCGCGGCCACCAGGTGGTCTTCTTCGAGCGCGACGTACCCTACTACGCCGAGCACCGCGACCTGCACCGCCTGGAGGGGGGGGAGCTGGTGCTCTACCCGGAGTGGGAGCAGGCGCTCCCGGCCGCGCGGCGGCACCTGGACGACGCCGACGTGGGGATGGTGACCTCGTACTGCCCGGACGGGGTCGCCGCCTCCGAGCTCCTGCTGGGCGCCCGCACCCCGCTGCGGGTCTTCTACGACATGGACACCCCCGTCACGCTCCAGGCGCTGGAGCGCGGGGAGACGGTGCCGTACCTCCCCCCCTGGGGGCTGGGCGACTTCGACCTGGTGCTCAGCTTCACCGGGGGCGCCGCCCTGCGCGAGCTGCGCACACGGCTGGGCGCCCGCCGCGCCGTGCCGCTGTACGGGAGCGCGGACCCGGAGGTGCACCGCCGCGTCCCGCCGGACGACACCTTCCGCGCCGACCTGTCGTACCTGGGCACCTACGCCGCGGACCGGCAGGCCGCGCTGGAGACCCTCTTCATCGAGCCCGCGCGCCGGTGCCCGGAGCAGCGCTTCCTGATCGGCGGGGCGCTCTACCCGCAGGACTTCCCCTGGACGGAGAACGTCTTCTTCGTCCGGCACCTCCCGCCCGGCGACCACCCGGCCTTCTACTCGTCCTCGCGCATCACCCTGAACGTGACCCGCGGGGCCATGGCGCGGATGGGGCACTGCCCCTCCGGGCGCCTGTTCGAGGCGGCGGCGTGCGGGACGCCCATCCTGAGCGACGCCTGGGAGGGGCTGGACGAGTTCTTCGCCCCCGGGGAGGAGATCCTGGTGGGGCGGACCACCGGGGACGCGCTCGCCGCGCTGCGGATGCCGCAGGAGGAGCTGGAGCGGATCGCCCGGCGGGCGCGGGAGCGGACGCTGGACGAGCACACCGCGGACCGGCGCGCCCGCGAGCTGGAGGCCGCGCTGGAGGCGGCCTTCGCCGGGCGGGACCCGTTCGGCGGCGCGGACGTGCCGGAGCCCGACGGGACCCTTTCGATGGAGGTGTGACGATGTGGGGGATCGTACCGGCCGCCGGGGCGGGGAGCCGCATCCAGCCCCTGGCCTTCTCCAAGGAGCTGCTCCCCGTGGGGAGCCGCATGGAGGACGGGGTGGAGCGCCCGCGGGCCGTGAGCGAGTACCTGGTGGAGCGGATGGTCCGCGGCGGGGCCGACCGGATCTGCTTCGTGATCTCCCCGGGGAAGTCCGACATCCTGGGCTACTACGGCGGCGAGGTGGGCCCGGCCAGGGTCTGTTACGTGGTGCAGCCGAAGCCGGCC
Encoded here:
- a CDS encoding glycosyltransferase, coding for MKLVIFGLTVSSSWGNGHATLWRGLCRALAARGHQVVFFERDVPYYAEHRDLHRLEGGELVLYPEWEQALPAARRHLDDADVGMVTSYCPDGVAASELLLGARTPLRVFYDMDTPVTLQALERGETVPYLPPWGLGDFDLVLSFTGGAALRELRTRLGARRAVPLYGSADPEVHRRVPPDDTFRADLSYLGTYAADRQAALETLFIEPARRCPEQRFLIGGALYPQDFPWTENVFFVRHLPPGDHPAFYSSSRITLNVTRGAMARMGHCPSGRLFEAAACGTPILSDAWEGLDEFFAPGEEILVGRTTGDALAALRMPQEELERIARRARERTLDEHTADRRARELEAALEAAFAGRDPFGGADVPEPDGTLSMEV